The nucleotide sequence ttctttcaaaattttttgccattattttgagatttcacaatgcaacatcagatgaaaagtattcaaaaaaatcaatttttcatgtctgaaatattttaaagacattttaatactaatcATGGCCTTATTATTCGATTAATGATTTAAATTCCCTTAATGACTCTAAGACCTGCCGAAACCATGTGTGACAGAGGCTGAGACATGGATTAACACTGCCATCTATTGGACACATCATCCGCTGTGCCTGAACCTGCACTGCCACAAGTTGGTAGGACTTGTACAGACAGTTTCTATGGAAACATGATCATTAGTTCAGTTACCTGTGCTCCTGTCCAACTCCTGCCACCAAGAACTGACCGGAGCTCGAAAACTTCAGACTGTTGACAAAACCAGACTGGGAGAGAGCACAGAAGAagagacacagtcagacacaTTGAGAGgcataaatttaaatgtaaataatgtgtaCAAGCGGCTAACAAAACATGTTATGTAAATGTGACCTTTTTCAAACAAGAGGAGGAAGTAAGAGCCTACCACTGGTACACTGAAGAGAGGCTCCAGCCCACGGTAATTTGGACCACACTTCCACAGCTGCACCTGTGAGTTGTGTGAACCTGTGCAGAATAACCGTTATAACTTTATTACACAGAAGACTGTGTGAAGTACACCTAAGCtaaacatcaaaaaatcaaCTGTTCTATTCATGAGTGTGCAAGACATTTAATCAGGACCATGTTTATTAATTATATTGATTTAATTTGCATTCATACACGAAAACTGTGAAAAGGTTTTATTTAAAGTGttgcacacacaaaattataaaTGCATGTGTGATAATAAAAAGCTGGTAAGGAGGACTCTCACAGCCAGAGGCACCTGAGGCGACGGTATCTGAGTTCTGAAGCGCTGCAACCGAAGCGACCCAATGAGGCTGCTCCAGCCCTGCGTCACCATGGCAACCGTGAGCCTGCTTCACTGTGCTGAGAGGCTTCTTCTTGTTGACactccacagagacacagagctgaGGTCATTCAGAAAATTGAGAGGGGCCACGGAGGAGAAACATGAATGAATCTGTTTAAACTATTAGGTAACagtaaaactgagaaaatatgaatgtaaaagCTGCAACTGTCTCACCCATCATCAGCTCCGGTTATCATGTGTTCCTCATTTATGAGCTGGATACAATCGATTGAACCCCTGTAGGAAGACAAAGTCATAGATTAAGTTAGATTTTCTGTCTGCTCACAGAGCTGTATGGCATATAGTTAAAACggaatacatttttgtgtacTAAAATCCATTCTGCTGGGGATTTTGGAGAATCAAATAAAACTATTCTGTTAACCTAGAATTTGTAGGATTGTTGATAAAAGCCActggacataaaaaaagaatgtagAATGCAAAATAGGAGTCACAACATAacctcaaaacacattaaatttcCCTTTCTTCACATTCTGAGAACCTTAACTTTACTATATATTCTGCCGTGCTTGGGTCCAGGTCTTTAAATCCTCCCAAATCACCAAGCTGAATGATTCATCTGGCATCGTGACATGAAACAGTACTTTAACAGGGTGACTAACAGACTTCAGGAACTATTTGCTCTTGAGGTATTtgtttattagatatttttccAGCAGGTTTCTCTTCAAGAGGGTGACTGGCGCCACTGTCAAGTTATGCACTGGAACCAATGAGGAGTAATAACTACAATAGTGACCACTATAAAGAAAATGGACACTGCGAATAAGGCtgttgttgattattttcttaattaatggATTAGTTGATTGGTctaaaattgtcagaaaatagttaaaaatgttgatcagaATTTCACTAAGCCCAAGATAATGTTCTATAGTCAATATACAGACTtaaagcatatatatatatatatgaactACCACCTTATcatggtggaggggtttgcgtgtcccagtgatcctgggagctcagttgtcgggggctttatgcccctggtagggtcccCCATGGCAAATAGGTCCTatggggagggaccagacaaagcgGACCCCTTCTGATATATACAAAAAATTGTTTGAAGTTTCCCTCGCCCGGACAcgggtcaccggggccccccctggagccaggcctgggggtggggctcgatggctcGAAGAGGCGACGTGGGACCTCGGGTG is from Plectropomus leopardus isolate mb unplaced genomic scaffold, YSFRI_Pleo_2.0 unplaced_scaffold27891, whole genome shotgun sequence and encodes:
- the LOC121937922 gene encoding U3 small nucleolar RNA-interacting protein 2-like isoform X2 codes for the protein MITGADDGSVSLWSVNKKKPLSTVKQAHGCHGDAGLEQPHWVASVAALQNSDTVASGSHNSQVQLWKCGPNYRGLEPLFSVPVSGFVNSLKFSSSGQFLVAGVGQEHR
- the LOC121937922 gene encoding U3 small nucleolar RNA-interacting protein 2-like isoform X1, with translation MITGADDGSVSLWSVNKKKPLSTVKQAHGCHGDAGLEQPHWVASVAALQNSDTVASGASGCSHNSQVQLWKCGPNYRGLEPLFSVPVSGFVNSLKFSSSGQFLVAGVGQEHR